One Terriglobia bacterium DNA segment encodes these proteins:
- a CDS encoding HAMP domain-containing protein, giving the protein MSIRNKLYVGFGAILAIVLVLFLVNMAAMMRERNARAAAARSADMEQATEVVRFQMMQNRLFLGNYLLSGDTRELDQMNAGVSKLADLLKRADDLAVSDHEHSALAKVKEAEQAWATSFATSMINKRKDVDAGNSTVAELQIFYLQQNPSEWLRKSAEPLDDAKQATAATREAQHRFNETASTVTLVVSIVGTLIAVLCGLGVAFFTAKSISVPLSHLIGVAREIGNSGDLNQSVDTSRNDEIGELARTFDKMVIYLKEMAAVSEAIAGGNLTLEVQPRSDKDTLALAFSSMISGLRKLVTSVRDSASQVAGGSNQVAGASEESAKVSVQASQAIDEVTSTMHEMSINVQNMVKNTQTQASSVSETSASIDQMVASIQRVADTAKVLLDISHRSREEVTSGITTMEKATDGLNKINQSIHTSSDIIGVLGQRADDIGKIIEVIDDLAEQTNLLALNAAIEAARAGEHGLGFAVVADEVRKLAEKSAQSTKEISDLIRSIQNESRKAVDNMEKSTTIVNDGLTLGTDLSTALKKISNVVTEVYKFAQEIGAATNEQSHGSSQIAKATTRLNEITHEINSSVEEQASGAQAVVKAMERMRELTQQSTSSSTELAASAEQMSKMARTLLEAMDRFAVDTTSSGSNGHGRPASSQAPFGEERSQAAHYASAARS; this is encoded by the coding sequence ATGAGTATCCGCAACAAATTGTACGTGGGCTTTGGCGCGATCCTGGCGATCGTGCTGGTCCTGTTCCTGGTCAACATGGCAGCGATGATGCGCGAGCGCAACGCGCGAGCCGCGGCGGCGCGGTCCGCCGACATGGAGCAGGCCACTGAGGTGGTCCGTTTCCAGATGATGCAGAACCGCCTCTTCCTCGGCAATTACCTGCTGAGTGGCGACACCCGTGAGCTCGACCAGATGAACGCCGGCGTCTCCAAGCTGGCGGACCTGCTCAAGCGCGCCGACGATCTGGCTGTCTCCGACCATGAACATTCGGCACTGGCCAAGGTCAAAGAAGCCGAACAAGCCTGGGCGACCAGCTTCGCTACTTCCATGATCAACAAGCGCAAGGACGTGGATGCCGGCAACTCCACCGTCGCCGAGTTGCAGATCTTCTATCTCCAGCAGAACCCCAGCGAATGGCTGCGCAAATCCGCCGAGCCCCTGGACGACGCCAAACAAGCGACCGCGGCCACCCGCGAGGCGCAGCACCGGTTTAACGAGACCGCTTCGACCGTGACCCTGGTCGTTTCCATCGTGGGCACGCTCATCGCGGTTCTATGTGGGCTGGGCGTTGCGTTCTTCACCGCCAAATCCATCAGCGTTCCCCTGTCTCACCTAATCGGCGTGGCGCGCGAGATCGGCAATTCCGGCGATCTGAACCAGTCGGTGGATACCAGCCGCAATGACGAGATCGGCGAACTCGCTCGCACTTTCGACAAGATGGTGATCTACCTGAAGGAGATGGCAGCGGTGTCGGAGGCCATCGCGGGCGGCAACCTGACTCTGGAAGTGCAGCCGCGCTCCGACAAGGACACTCTTGCTCTCGCCTTCTCCAGCATGATCTCCGGTCTCCGCAAGCTGGTCACCAGCGTGCGCGACAGCGCCTCGCAGGTGGCGGGCGGGTCCAACCAGGTGGCCGGCGCCAGCGAAGAGTCCGCCAAGGTCAGCGTCCAGGCCTCGCAGGCCATTGACGAAGTCACCAGCACCATGCACGAGATGTCCATCAACGTGCAGAACATGGTCAAGAACACGCAGACGCAGGCTTCCAGCGTGAGCGAAACCTCGGCCTCCATCGATCAGATGGTCGCCTCCATCCAGCGCGTGGCCGACACCGCCAAGGTGCTGCTCGACATCTCCCACCGCTCGCGCGAGGAAGTGACCAGCGGCATCACCACCATGGAAAAGGCCACCGACGGTCTCAACAAGATCAACCAATCCATCCATACCTCGTCCGACATCATCGGCGTGCTCGGTCAGCGCGCCGACGACATCGGCAAGATCATCGAGGTCATCGACGACCTGGCCGAGCAGACCAACCTGCTGGCGCTCAATGCGGCTATCGAAGCGGCGCGCGCCGGAGAGCACGGTCTCGGCTTTGCGGTGGTCGCCGACGAAGTCCGCAAACTGGCGGAGAAGTCGGCGCAGTCCACCAAGGAGATCAGCGACCTCATCCGCAGTATCCAGAACGAGTCCCGCAAGGCCGTGGACAACATGGAGAAGAGCACCACCATCGTCAACGACGGCCTGACCCTCGGAACGGACCTGAGCACGGCCCTGAAGAAGATCTCCAACGTGGTGACCGAGGTTTACAAGTTCGCCCAGGAGATCGGCGCCGCCACCAACGAGCAGTCGCACGGCTCCTCCCAGATCGCCAAGGCCACCACCCGGCTGAACGAGATCACGCACGAGATCAACTCCTCGGTCGAGGAGCAGGCCTCGGGCGCGCAGGCTGTGGTCAAGGCCATGGAGCGCATGCGCGAACTGACGCAGCAGTCGACCTCCAGCTCCACCGAGCTGGCGGCTTCGGCGGAACAGATGTCGAAGATGGCACGCACCCTGCTCGAAGCCATGGACCGTTTCGCGGTGGACACCACAAGCAGCGGCAGCAACGGACACGGGCGTCCCGCTTCCTCCCAAGCTCCCTTCGGCGAGGAACGGTCGCAAGCCGCCCATTACGCTTCTGCCGCGCGTTCCTAG
- a CDS encoding chemotaxis protein CheW: MAKDLHIVGFRIGKETFGVPIALVHEIVRVPEITAVPDAPNCVEGVINLRGRIISVVDLRKRFGEKEISRNKKNRILVAEVEGKLVGLVVDSASEVLKIPATAIDKPPQVYEENELNYVTGVGKLHGRLIILVDLSRILKPGELRRLDQFAGAQAAVVA; this comes from the coding sequence ATGGCCAAGGACCTGCATATCGTCGGCTTCCGCATCGGCAAGGAGACCTTCGGGGTCCCCATCGCCCTGGTGCACGAGATCGTGCGCGTGCCCGAGATCACGGCGGTGCCCGATGCGCCCAACTGCGTCGAAGGGGTCATCAATCTGCGCGGCCGCATCATCTCCGTCGTGGACCTCCGCAAGCGCTTCGGCGAAAAGGAGATCTCGCGCAATAAGAAGAACCGCATCCTGGTGGCGGAAGTCGAAGGCAAGCTGGTCGGCCTGGTCGTCGACTCGGCTTCCGAGGTCCTCAAGATTCCCGCCACCGCGATCGACAAACCTCCCCAAGTTTACGAAGAGAACGAATTGAACTACGTCACCGGGGTGGGCAAGCTGCACGGCCGCCTCATCATTCTGGTGGACCTGTCCCGCATCCTCAAGCCCGGCGAGCTGCGCCGGCTGGATCAATTTGCCGGGGCACAAGCCGCGGTGGTGGCGTAG
- a CDS encoding methyltransferase domain-containing protein: protein MATTTMTVPIQLSDAELKLLQTLVYQECGMYFDERRVHFLQDRLQRRLKATQLDSFYHYYRLLTSRDGKTELSALLENLTVNETSFFRNKPQIDLFSKVVLEQLLHKKQERRDWSLRIWSAGCSTGQEPYTLAMLVCDALAYYYLRNPLPFEMPSPKPLIPPPWKVEILASDISYSVLRVAQEGVYPENHMEPVDYTFRLRYFDKMRDRYAIKKPVKELVHFDFHNLKTEFLPQRNDVIFCRNVMIYFDEAEQKRLIEKFYRCLNPEGYLLVGHAESLFGLTDKFKMIHQNNGTAYQRIEVAG from the coding sequence ATGGCGACTACGACGATGACCGTTCCGATCCAACTGAGCGATGCCGAGCTGAAGCTGCTCCAGACCCTCGTCTACCAGGAATGCGGGATGTATTTCGACGAGCGCCGGGTGCACTTTCTACAGGACCGCCTGCAGCGGCGCCTGAAGGCGACACAGCTTGACTCGTTCTATCACTATTACCGGCTGCTCACGAGCCGCGACGGTAAGACCGAACTTTCCGCCCTGCTCGAGAACCTCACCGTCAACGAGACCAGTTTCTTCCGCAATAAGCCGCAGATCGACCTCTTCTCCAAGGTGGTGCTCGAGCAGCTGCTGCACAAGAAGCAGGAGCGCCGTGACTGGTCACTGCGCATCTGGAGCGCTGGCTGCTCGACCGGCCAGGAGCCCTATACCCTGGCCATGCTGGTCTGTGACGCTCTGGCTTATTACTACCTGCGCAATCCTTTGCCCTTCGAGATGCCGTCGCCCAAGCCCCTGATCCCGCCGCCGTGGAAGGTGGAGATCCTGGCTTCCGACATCAGCTACTCCGTGCTGCGCGTCGCGCAGGAGGGCGTTTACCCCGAGAACCACATGGAACCCGTGGATTACACCTTCCGCCTGCGCTACTTCGACAAGATGCGCGACCGCTACGCGATCAAGAAGCCGGTGAAGGAGCTGGTCCACTTCGACTTCCACAATCTCAAGACCGAGTTCCTGCCGCAGCGGAACGATGTCATCTTTTGCCGCAACGTCATGATCTATTTCGACGAGGCTGAGCAGAAGCGTCTCATCGAAAAGTTTTACCGCTGCCTGAATCCCGAAGGGTACCTGCTCGTCGGACACGCCGAGAGCCTGTTCGGCCTGACCGACAAGTTCAAAATGATCCACCAGAACAACGGAACCGCCTACCAGCGGATCGAGGTCGCGGGATGA
- a CDS encoding chemotaxis protein CheA: MSFFSEDRVAELKELFFESAQELLQALNEEGLRLEKEPGDKEIVRGIRRTVHTLKGDSAACGYKDLSELAHELEDVLTPEIADRRNGRVAEVVLSAADTFHEMLAAYRGNTQPPAPEALRNQIKTLIEAPQQAAEVAFAPAFAWNEYEQLVISDAAKKGQKILFVAMGIDPQCPMRAAAVQLVRNVLNEGGKVLVIHPEDNRPDVGLIETAVATRHKESWFEKKCRVPSIVNKVLVRRYEHPAGEEDVLGILPSEKAAAPAAKLAEEEPLAEVALPSAAEVKAAPLQAAPAGSGSPESLLRVDAERIDAVLNLVGELIIGKSMLHQAITEFDKRFGRDPLRGRFADAIAFQARVLNDLQKSVMKIRMVPVEQLFRRFPRLVRDVAKVAGKDVELVTAGEDTDLDKSILDSLAEPLAHLVRNAVDHGIETPAERVAAGKTSQGVVRLNAYHQGNQIVIEITDDGRGIDRARVIAKAIERRVITQDEATRLTDSEALNLIFHSGLSTAQQVTGISGRGVGMDVVKSVLERLKGTISIETDPGHGTTFLLKVPLTLAIIKALLFRVADRIYAVPLSSVVEITRADESDLHRVEQREVMQLREEVLTLVRLGKLARTTAAPKSKLFIVVITLAERKFGLVVDHLVGEEELVIKAVDDSLVATELVSGASILGDGTVVLILNIPAVVARLGNSKVLEAIA, encoded by the coding sequence ATGAGCTTCTTCTCCGAGGACCGGGTCGCCGAGCTGAAAGAGCTCTTCTTCGAGAGCGCGCAGGAGCTGTTGCAGGCGCTCAACGAGGAAGGCCTCCGCTTGGAGAAGGAGCCCGGGGACAAGGAGATCGTACGCGGTATCCGCCGCACCGTGCACACCCTGAAGGGCGACTCGGCCGCCTGCGGATACAAGGACCTCAGCGAGCTGGCCCACGAGCTGGAAGATGTGCTCACGCCCGAGATCGCGGACCGGCGCAATGGCCGCGTCGCGGAAGTGGTGCTGTCGGCCGCCGACACCTTCCACGAGATGCTCGCCGCCTACCGCGGCAACACCCAGCCGCCCGCGCCCGAGGCCCTGCGCAACCAGATCAAGACGCTCATCGAAGCGCCCCAGCAGGCCGCCGAGGTCGCCTTCGCTCCGGCCTTCGCCTGGAACGAGTACGAGCAACTGGTCATCTCCGACGCAGCCAAGAAGGGCCAGAAGATTCTCTTCGTCGCCATGGGGATCGATCCTCAGTGCCCCATGCGCGCCGCCGCCGTGCAGCTTGTCCGCAACGTTTTGAACGAAGGCGGCAAGGTGCTGGTCATCCATCCCGAGGACAACCGCCCTGACGTCGGACTGATCGAGACTGCCGTGGCCACCCGGCACAAGGAGAGCTGGTTCGAGAAGAAGTGCCGCGTCCCCTCGATCGTGAACAAAGTTCTGGTGCGCAGATACGAGCACCCCGCCGGCGAGGAAGACGTGCTCGGCATCCTGCCCTCCGAAAAGGCAGCCGCGCCTGCGGCCAAGCTCGCCGAAGAGGAGCCGCTCGCCGAGGTTGCTCTGCCCAGCGCCGCCGAGGTCAAGGCGGCCCCGCTCCAAGCCGCCCCCGCAGGGAGTGGTTCCCCCGAGAGCCTGCTGCGCGTGGACGCCGAGCGCATCGACGCCGTGCTCAACCTCGTCGGCGAGCTGATCATCGGCAAGTCCATGCTCCACCAGGCCATCACCGAGTTCGACAAGCGCTTCGGGCGCGACCCGCTGCGCGGCCGCTTCGCCGACGCCATAGCGTTTCAGGCGCGCGTCCTCAACGATCTCCAGAAGTCGGTCATGAAGATCCGCATGGTGCCGGTCGAGCAGCTCTTCCGCCGCTTCCCTCGTCTGGTGCGCGACGTCGCCAAGGTGGCCGGAAAGGATGTCGAGCTGGTCACTGCCGGCGAAGATACCGATCTCGACAAGAGCATCCTCGATTCCCTGGCCGAGCCTCTGGCTCACCTGGTCCGCAACGCCGTGGACCACGGCATCGAGACGCCGGCCGAGCGCGTGGCCGCCGGCAAAACGTCGCAAGGGGTCGTGCGCCTCAACGCCTATCACCAGGGCAACCAGATCGTCATCGAGATCACCGATGACGGCCGCGGCATCGACCGCGCCAGGGTGATCGCCAAGGCCATCGAGCGCCGTGTGATCACCCAGGACGAAGCCACCCGGCTCACCGACTCGGAGGCGTTGAACCTGATCTTCCACTCCGGGCTGAGCACCGCCCAGCAGGTGACCGGCATCTCCGGCCGCGGCGTTGGCATGGACGTGGTCAAGAGCGTCCTCGAACGGCTGAAGGGAACCATTTCCATCGAAACCGATCCCGGCCACGGCACCACCTTCCTGCTCAAGGTCCCTCTGACGCTGGCCATCATCAAGGCCCTGCTGTTCCGCGTCGCAGACCGCATCTACGCCGTGCCGCTCAGCTCGGTCGTCGAGATCACCCGCGCCGATGAGAGCGACCTCCATCGCGTCGAGCAGCGGGAAGTCATGCAGCTCCGTGAAGAGGTGCTCACGCTGGTCCGCCTGGGCAAGCTCGCCCGCACCACCGCGGCCCCGAAGAGCAAACTTTTCATCGTGGTCATCACATTGGCCGAGCGCAAGTTCGGGCTGGTGGTCGATCACCTGGTGGGCGAAGAGGAACTGGTCATCAAGGCGGTGGACGACTCTCTGGTCGCCACCGAGTTGGTCAGCGGTGCCTCCATCCTGGGCGATGGAACCGTCGTCCTCATCCTCAATATTCCGGCTGTTGTCGCGCGGCTGGGCAATTCCAAGGTTTTGGAGGCCATCGCTTGA
- a CDS encoding chemotaxis response regulator protein-glutamate methylesterase, giving the protein MRKLIPQILERDGSIRVVGTAMDGSFVSKKIEELRPDVITLDLEMPRMDGMDTLREIMRTHRLPVIVVSAHSTQGASATFRALSMGAFDFVAKPRDAVSAHMGQIGDELISKIKAAAQTKLPALQPAVVEAVRPRKPLLKHRGAPNKIVAIGISTGGPNALQYVLAQLPGDFPAAIAVVQHMPEGFTEMFARRLDECCAIEVKEAQSGDMLLAGRALICPGNRHLKVRRMPLGDIVVLSDEPRINGHRPSVDVLFRSLAQEYGSQGIAVIMTGMGEDGADALGAVKSSGGLTIAQSEDSCVVYGMPKAAIERGHAIRVVPLDALANTLQAQCVAERARAAKV; this is encoded by the coding sequence ATGCGGAAACTCATTCCCCAGATTCTGGAGCGTGACGGCTCCATCCGCGTCGTTGGAACGGCGATGGACGGCTCCTTCGTTTCCAAGAAGATCGAAGAGCTTCGCCCCGACGTCATCACCCTCGACCTTGAGATGCCCCGCATGGACGGCATGGACACCCTGCGTGAGATCATGCGCACTCACCGCCTGCCCGTCATCGTGGTGAGCGCGCACAGTACTCAGGGCGCCTCGGCGACCTTTAGAGCTCTCTCCATGGGCGCTTTCGATTTCGTGGCCAAGCCGCGCGATGCCGTCTCCGCCCACATGGGCCAGATCGGCGATGAACTGATCTCCAAGATCAAGGCCGCGGCCCAGACCAAGCTGCCCGCCCTGCAACCCGCTGTCGTCGAGGCGGTCCGTCCGCGCAAGCCGCTGCTCAAGCACCGGGGCGCTCCTAACAAGATCGTGGCGATCGGCATCTCGACCGGCGGCCCGAACGCTCTGCAATACGTCCTGGCGCAATTGCCCGGCGACTTCCCCGCGGCCATCGCGGTGGTGCAGCACATGCCCGAGGGCTTTACCGAGATGTTCGCCCGACGCCTCGACGAGTGCTGCGCCATCGAAGTCAAGGAAGCCCAGTCCGGCGACATGCTTCTGGCCGGCCGCGCCCTGATCTGCCCCGGCAACCGCCACCTGAAGGTGCGCCGCATGCCCCTGGGCGACATCGTGGTGCTCTCCGATGAGCCGCGCATCAACGGACATCGGCCCTCGGTGGACGTGCTCTTCCGCTCGCTGGCGCAGGAATACGGCTCTCAAGGGATCGCCGTGATCATGACCGGCATGGGCGAGGACGGCGCCGACGCGTTGGGCGCCGTCAAGTCCAGCGGCGGGTTGACCATCGCGCAGAGCGAGGATTCCTGCGTGGTGTACGGCATGCCCAAGGCCGCCATCGAGCGCGGCCATGCCATCCGCGTCGTTCCCCTCGACGCCTTGGCCAACACATTACAGGCGCAGTGCGTCGCCGAGCGCGCACGCGCCGCGAAGGTTTAG
- a CDS encoding response regulator, producing MEFAALLRSSDRKPVRYLVVDDSVFARKNLAKMIESFGGQLAGEAGDGCTAITEYDRTHPDVVLMDITMPQMEGIEAAERIVRQHPDARIVMVSSVGYQENIVTALQKGARHFVQKPVKPEVLYEVIRYVLGDSAVAMETANAGGTQ from the coding sequence ATGGAATTCGCAGCTTTGCTCCGCAGCAGTGACCGCAAACCGGTGCGCTACCTGGTCGTGGACGACTCCGTCTTTGCTCGCAAGAACTTGGCCAAGATGATCGAATCCTTCGGCGGGCAGTTGGCAGGCGAAGCCGGCGACGGCTGCACCGCCATCACCGAGTACGACCGCACCCATCCCGACGTGGTGCTGATGGACATCACCATGCCGCAGATGGAAGGCATCGAGGCCGCCGAGCGCATCGTGCGCCAGCACCCCGACGCCCGCATCGTCATGGTCTCCTCGGTCGGCTACCAGGAAAACATCGTGACCGCCCTCCAGAAAGGCGCGCGCCACTTCGTGCAAAAGCCGGTCAAGCCCGAGGTCCTGTACGAGGTGATCCGCTACGTCCTCGGGGACAGCGCCGTCGCCATGGAGACCGCCAACGCCGGGGGGACACAGTAA
- a CDS encoding chemotaxis protein CheX yields MDLIQPFINAADAVLAESLNCATHMGDVTMEEEAYRRKGIAAIVVIHGDIEGRVIFDLDPQTAVNVAAALAGSPVSETESVVRETICELANLVIGNAVTTLNDQGFRFKICPPEIHSDDSGMKNTEDTEALVMSFDTPSGCVYMNIAMKYNRRRHHEREAAVSM; encoded by the coding sequence ATGGATCTGATCCAACCGTTCATCAACGCGGCCGACGCGGTGCTGGCCGAATCCCTGAACTGCGCCACCCACATGGGTGACGTGACCATGGAGGAAGAGGCCTACCGCCGCAAGGGCATCGCCGCCATCGTCGTCATCCACGGCGACATTGAGGGCCGTGTGATCTTCGACCTCGATCCCCAGACCGCCGTCAACGTGGCCGCCGCACTGGCCGGCTCGCCCGTCAGCGAGACCGAGTCGGTCGTGCGTGAGACCATCTGCGAGCTCGCCAACCTGGTGATCGGCAACGCCGTCACCACCCTCAACGATCAGGGGTTCCGCTTCAAGATCTGCCCCCCAGAGATCCACTCCGACGACTCGGGCATGAAGAACACCGAAGACACCGAGGCGCTGGTCATGAGCTTCGACACCCCCAGCGGCTGCGTGTACATGAACATCGCCATGAAGTACAACCGCCGCCGCCACCACGAGCGCGAAGCGGCGGTTTCCATGTAA
- a CDS encoding YncE family protein has protein sequence MSSAAKAGITVIIFSVIFWVACNEAFRPIVIAIPNPGADPGRLSGAIVLSNNNLPVPGGLGGLTTIDVSGDTAASVQYAGHNPVHVGLIPGGSRAYIVNKADDTVTMLVPGNVSVAPTTITLPVGAQPVFAHSTLADRMYVAESGPVPGRVAQISAAQNILTNEIVVGSNPVALAETPNGQKLYVVNQGDNTVTIIQTADGSVLNPALPVGTAPVWAVASTDGQFVFVANSGSNDVTVIGTTNDATPLETIALGASPSFLAYDPGLKRVYAANTASDTVSIMRADQPLPTLPSLLTPGPGIDVSAAPCNGSSPQQVAALPDGSRAYVANSATNNVCVISSLSNTITKSISVGTAPISVGASGDGTRVYVANSGSQNISIIRTDQDTVVTALLAPKTDPNCQDPAPPAPPVCKYMNPAFVVGH, from the coding sequence ATGAGTTCAGCCGCGAAGGCCGGAATCACAGTCATCATTTTCTCGGTCATCTTCTGGGTCGCCTGCAACGAAGCGTTCCGCCCGATCGTGATCGCGATCCCGAACCCCGGAGCGGATCCAGGCAGGCTGTCGGGGGCAATCGTCCTCAGCAACAACAACTTGCCAGTACCCGGCGGCCTGGGCGGGCTGACGACCATCGACGTCTCCGGCGACACGGCCGCGTCCGTCCAGTACGCAGGACACAACCCCGTGCACGTGGGGCTCATTCCGGGCGGCTCCCGTGCTTACATCGTGAACAAGGCGGACGACACGGTGACGATGCTCGTGCCGGGGAACGTGTCCGTCGCGCCTACGACGATCACGCTGCCCGTGGGCGCGCAACCGGTATTCGCGCACAGCACGCTGGCCGACCGCATGTACGTGGCGGAATCCGGTCCCGTCCCGGGCCGGGTGGCGCAGATCAGCGCGGCGCAGAACATCCTGACCAACGAGATCGTCGTGGGTTCGAACCCGGTGGCGCTGGCAGAAACGCCGAACGGCCAGAAACTCTACGTCGTGAACCAGGGGGACAACACAGTCACAATCATCCAAACAGCGGACGGGAGCGTGCTCAATCCGGCTTTGCCTGTGGGTACCGCGCCGGTGTGGGCTGTGGCCAGCACCGACGGCCAGTTCGTGTTCGTGGCCAACAGCGGGAGCAACGACGTGACGGTGATTGGCACCACCAACGACGCCACCCCGTTGGAGACCATTGCCCTGGGGGCGTCGCCGAGCTTCCTCGCCTACGACCCCGGTCTCAAGCGCGTGTACGCCGCGAACACGGCGAGCGATACGGTGAGCATCATGCGCGCCGACCAGCCGTTGCCGACATTGCCATCGCTGCTAACGCCGGGGCCGGGAATCGACGTAAGCGCGGCGCCGTGCAACGGCTCGTCACCGCAGCAGGTGGCGGCGCTGCCGGACGGCTCGCGGGCCTACGTCGCGAATTCGGCGACCAACAACGTGTGCGTGATCAGTTCGTTGAGCAACACGATCACCAAAAGCATCTCCGTGGGCACGGCGCCGATCTCGGTGGGCGCGTCGGGGGACGGGACGCGGGTGTACGTGGCGAACTCGGGTTCACAAAACATCTCCATCATCCGCACCGACCAGGACACCGTCGTGACAGCGTTGCTGGCGCCGAAAACCGACCCCAACTGCCAGGACCCCGCGCCGCCAGCGCCACCAGTCTGCAAGTATATGAACCCGGCCTTCGTCGTCGGGCACTGA